One genomic region from Drosophila busckii strain San Diego stock center, stock number 13000-0081.31 chromosome 3R, ASM1175060v1, whole genome shotgun sequence encodes:
- the LOC108602422 gene encoding replication factor C subunit 4 gives MQAFLKTGKSNTGSNATDKTSVNVPVERRKPPAPWVEKYRPRSVDDVVEQSEVVAVLRKCVEGADLPNMLLYGPPGTGKTSTILAAARQIFGDMYRERILELNASDERGINVVRTKIKNFAQLTASNVRPDGRPCPPFKIIILDEADSMTHAAQAALRRTMEKESRSTRFCLICNYVSRIIVPITSRCSKFRFKSLGEEKIIGRLQHICELEGVKIEPDAFKSIVQISGGDMRRAITTLQSCYRLKGQEHTINTDDLFEMSGIIPEHYLEDYLEICRSGKYERLEQFVREIGYSAYSVGQMLDQFVEFIVRCGTLTDKQKAIICDKLGEACYRLQDGGSEYLQIMDLGCTIILALK, from the exons atgcaagcatttttaaaaacagGAAAGTCCAATACTGGCAGCAATGCCACAGATAAAACATCAGTGAATGTGCCAGTGGAGCGTCGCAAACCTCCAGCCCCTTGGGTAGAAAAATA CCGTCCGCGAAGCGTAGACGATGTTGTAGAACAATCTGAGGTGGTGGCCGTCCTGCGCAAATGTGTCGAAGGAGCTGACTTGCCTAATATGCTGCTTTATGGTCCTCCAGGCACAGGCAAGACTAGTACTATTTTAGCGGCAGCTCGACAGATCTTTGGTGATATGTACCGCGAACGTATACTAGAATTAAATGCGTCCGATGAGCGTGGTATTAATGTGGTGCGcacgaaaattaaaaacttcgCGCAGTTGACTGCGAGCAATGTACGCCCAGACGGCCGACCATGTCCaccatttaaaattattatattggATGAGGCTGACTCAATGACACATGCAGCTCAGGCTGCCCTGCGTCGCACAATGGAAAAGGAAAGTCGCAGCACACGCTTCTGTCTCATATGCAATTATGTTTCACGCATCATTGTGCCGATTACCTCGCGTTGTTCCAAGTTTCGTTTCAAGTCGTTGGGCGAAGAAAAGATTATTGGCCGGCTGCAGCATATTTGTGAGCTGGAAGGCGTAAAAATCGAACCAGATGCATTCAAATCCATTGTGCAGATTTCCGGTGGTGATATGAGACGTGCCATAACCACATTGCAGTCATGTTATCGTCTCAAAGGCCAAGAGCACACAATAAATACAGATGATCTATTTGAGATGTCTGGCATTATACCAGAACATTATTTAGAAGACTATCTAGAAATTTGTCGATCAGGCAAATATGAGCGTTTGGAGCAATTTGTACGAGAAATTGGCTACTCTGCCTACAGTGTGGGCCAAATGTTAGATCAGTTTGTTGAATTCATAGTTCGCTGTGGTACACTAACCGACAAACAGAAAGCGATTATCTGCGACAAGCTTGGG GAAGCTTGTTATCGACTGCAGGATGGTGGCTCGGAATATTTACAGATCATGGATCTAGGCTGTACTATTATATTAGCGCTTAAATAA